The following are encoded together in the Cyanobacterium aponinum PCC 10605 genome:
- a CDS encoding phycobilisome rod-core linker polypeptide, which translates to MNLPLLKYAPSSQNTRVAGYEVGGDEQPKIYDAENLYSPSDMDNLIEAAYRQIFFHAFKSDRETILESQLRNRQITVRDFIRGLLLSETFKNSFYEKNSNYRFVEHCVQKVLGRDVYSEKEKIAWSIVVATKGLRGFIDQLLDSDEYLENFGYDIVPYQRRRYLPSREQGEMPFNIKSPRYDAYYRGILGFPQIIWQNQVRRFIPQEKQAKAGDPSLYLNMARSINAQASPTPRVSAQNISLDKVPYRK; encoded by the coding sequence TTGAATCTTCCTCTTCTAAAATATGCACCTAGTTCTCAAAATACCCGTGTAGCTGGTTATGAAGTAGGTGGCGATGAACAACCTAAAATTTACGATGCCGAAAATCTCTATAGTCCCTCTGATATGGACAATTTGATTGAGGCAGCCTATCGTCAAATTTTCTTCCATGCTTTTAAATCTGATCGTGAAACCATCTTAGAATCCCAATTACGCAACAGACAAATTACCGTGCGTGATTTTATTCGTGGTTTATTATTATCAGAAACCTTTAAAAATAGTTTTTACGAAAAAAATAGTAACTATCGTTTTGTAGAACATTGTGTTCAAAAAGTTTTAGGACGTGACGTTTACAGCGAAAAAGAAAAAATCGCTTGGTCTATCGTTGTAGCAACTAAAGGTTTAAGAGGATTTATTGATCAATTATTAGATTCTGATGAGTACCTCGAAAACTTCGGCTACGACATCGTACCTTATCAACGTCGTCGTTACTTACCTTCCCGTGAACAAGGAGAAATGCCCTTTAACATTAAATCTCCTCGTTACGATGCTTACTATCGTGGTATTCTTGGTTTCCCTCAAATTATTTGGCAAAATCAAGTACGTCGTTTCATTCCTCAAGAAAAACAAGCAAAAGCAGGAGACCCCTCTCTTTATCTCAATATGGCACGCAGTATTAATGCACAGGCTTCTCCCACTCCCCGTGTATCTGCGCAAAATATTAGTTTAGATAAAGTTCCTTATCGCAAATAA
- a CDS encoding C-type lectin domain-containing protein — translation MIFNQKLNHYQKLFLLTLTNILMVNYSLNAQEKEIFVNPNNGNKYFLTSEMSWQDGQNLAEKMGGNLVTVNDEKENQWLIETFITSETNFLWIGINDQAVEGEFIWISGEMSNYLNWAEGEPNNNPQQGGEHFGVINGLNNPFKRPVGTWSDAPEQAKLKGIIELKNNQN, via the coding sequence ATGATTTTTAACCAAAAACTGAATCACTATCAAAAATTATTTTTACTAACTTTAACTAATATTTTGATGGTTAATTATTCTCTTAATGCCCAAGAAAAAGAAATATTTGTTAATCCAAATAACGGCAATAAATATTTTTTAACTTCCGAAATGTCTTGGCAAGATGGTCAAAATTTAGCAGAAAAAATGGGAGGAAATTTAGTTACTGTTAATGATGAAAAAGAAAATCAGTGGTTAATAGAAACTTTTATCACTTCTGAAACTAATTTTTTGTGGATTGGAATTAATGATCAAGCCGTGGAAGGGGAATTTATCTGGATTAGTGGGGAAATGTCAAACTACCTCAATTGGGCAGAAGGTGAACCAAATAATAATCCTCAACAAGGGGGAGAACATTTTGGGGTAATTAATGGCTTAAATAACCCTTTTAAGCGTCCTGTAGGCACTTGGAGTGATGCACCTGAACAGGCTAAATTAAAGGGCATTATTGAGCTAAAAAACAATCAAAATTAA
- a CDS encoding cation:proton antiporter yields MTINVSYLYKFINTSLQNSVNLSQENFTGLVSVLIFLLLVATGVALITRWLHIPYVIGLVLGGLIIPREILPQSIGLNPDVILNLFLPILIFQAAINTDISRLRGTIKPISLLAGPGVLVSAIITAMLLKWTLGLVFITASAVAVILTITDTVSVIAAFRSISVPRRLATIVEGESLFNDAIALVLLNIIAQIHLQGNFSLADGIEQFLIAFVGGGILGLGLGYLCVGLFRQLDDALSNNLLTVAISLGTFQIGQLLGVSSAIAVVMAGLVIGNLGFRKTSASIKVTLLNFWEYAGFGVNTFIFLFVGIEVNPSVLVKTIPVALLVVIIYQIGRVFSIYPFSYLLRFFDRPLPLQWQHVLIFGNVKGSLSMALALSLPSTLPRHDEVVTLVFSTVFVSLIGQGLSLSWLVKQLKLSKPSPILKQIESLQLNLIASKAAQEELKNLLQSGSLPKFLYEELFATYQARIATSEQELREIYNQRIGYQGGSIKEKAYLDNLYRRLFLAEKGAINDAIFKGLLPDDVASTYLQRLDEKLLSVNDDT; encoded by the coding sequence ATGACAATTAATGTCTCATATTTATATAAGTTTATTAATACATCTCTACAAAATTCCGTCAATTTATCTCAAGAAAACTTTACAGGATTAGTTAGTGTTTTAATTTTTTTATTACTTGTTGCAACAGGAGTTGCCTTAATTACACGGTGGCTTCATATTCCTTATGTGATAGGTTTGGTTTTAGGGGGTTTAATCATTCCTCGAGAAATACTCCCTCAATCCATCGGCTTAAATCCAGATGTTATTCTAAATTTATTTTTACCCATACTTATTTTTCAGGCGGCAATTAACACCGATATTAGTCGTTTAAGAGGTACTATTAAGCCTATTTCCTTACTAGCAGGACCGGGGGTATTGGTATCAGCAATAATTACTGCCATGTTATTAAAATGGACATTAGGTTTAGTTTTTATTACTGCTTCGGCAGTGGCTGTTATTCTTACTATTACTGATACTGTTTCGGTGATTGCGGCTTTTCGTAGTATTTCCGTTCCTCGTCGCCTTGCAACAATTGTTGAGGGGGAAAGTTTATTCAACGATGCGATCGCTCTTGTATTATTAAATATAATTGCCCAAATTCATCTTCAGGGAAATTTTTCTCTGGCTGACGGCATAGAGCAATTTTTAATTGCTTTTGTGGGGGGAGGTATTCTAGGTTTAGGTTTGGGGTATCTTTGTGTAGGTTTATTTCGACAGTTAGATGATGCTTTAAGTAACAACCTACTTACCGTCGCCATTTCGCTAGGTACTTTTCAAATTGGTCAATTACTAGGAGTTTCAAGTGCGATCGCTGTTGTTATGGCTGGTTTAGTCATTGGAAATTTAGGTTTCCGAAAAACTTCAGCTTCGATCAAAGTAACCCTTCTCAATTTTTGGGAATATGCAGGATTTGGGGTAAACACCTTTATCTTTTTATTTGTGGGAATAGAAGTTAATCCAAGTGTTTTAGTCAAGACAATTCCTGTCGCCCTTTTAGTGGTTATAATTTATCAAATCGGGCGTGTTTTCTCTATCTATCCTTTTTCATATTTACTTCGATTTTTCGATCGCCCTCTACCGTTACAATGGCAACACGTTTTAATTTTTGGCAACGTTAAAGGGTCATTATCAATGGCACTAGCTTTAAGTTTACCATCTACCTTACCCAGACATGATGAAGTAGTAACCCTTGTTTTTAGCACGGTGTTTGTCTCTCTCATTGGGCAAGGATTAAGTTTATCATGGTTAGTGAAGCAATTGAAACTATCTAAACCTTCGCCCATTTTAAAGCAGATAGAATCATTACAACTAAATTTGATCGCCTCTAAAGCCGCCCAAGAAGAATTAAAAAATCTTCTTCAATCAGGTAGTTTACCAAAGTTTCTCTATGAAGAATTATTTGCCACCTATCAAGCTAGAATCGCAACCTCTGAACAGGAATTAAGGGAAATTTATAATCAGAGAATTGGTTATCAAGGGGGTAGCATCAAGGAAAAAGCGTATTTAGACAATCTCTATCGTCGTCTATTTTTAGCAGAAAAAGGAGCAATTAACGACGCAATCTTTAAAGGATTACTCCCTGACGATGTTGCATCTACATATTTGCAAAGACTAGATGAAAAACTATTATCAGTAAACGATGACACCTGA
- a CDS encoding potassium channel family protein, with product MYILIGGVGMMGSDLARTLLQMGHTVAVVDTDTAACQYAREKIGVMAFEGSAVNTTVLLEAGIRKADAVIATLGEDALNLAMVTLSKYYGVTQIVVRMSDRDFTQPYKLAGATHIISTTELAINRIVNAIEYPQVDAMMHFEQGQIEVLKLSLPENCSVVGRKVAEIAQDEKFPMGTLIIGYQVNHHEPLSIPNGNTILEGGSTILAVTKPEFVRQLINFMGLRN from the coding sequence ATGTACATTCTCATTGGTGGAGTGGGAATGATGGGTTCTGATTTAGCAAGAACTTTGTTACAAATGGGGCATACTGTTGCAGTAGTTGATACTGATACTGCGGCTTGTCAATATGCTCGTGAAAAAATAGGGGTTATGGCTTTTGAAGGGAGCGCGGTAAATACCACAGTTTTGTTAGAAGCGGGTATTCGTAAAGCTGATGCTGTTATTGCGACTTTGGGAGAAGATGCTCTCAATTTGGCAATGGTTACTTTATCTAAGTATTATGGGGTTACGCAAATTGTAGTCAGAATGAGCGATCGCGATTTTACTCAACCCTATAAATTAGCAGGAGCAACCCACATTATCAGCACAACAGAATTGGCAATTAATCGTATAGTAAATGCGATCGAATATCCCCAAGTGGATGCAATGATGCACTTTGAACAAGGACAAATAGAAGTTTTAAAACTTTCTCTTCCTGAAAATTGTTCTGTAGTAGGACGCAAAGTTGCTGAAATAGCGCAAGATGAAAAATTTCCGATGGGGACTCTAATTATTGGTTATCAGGTTAATCATCATGAACCTTTAAGTATCCCTAATGGTAATACTATTTTAGAGGGCGGTTCAACTATTCTAGCCGTGACAAAGCCCGAATTTGTACGACAGTTAATTAATTTTATGGGTTTGCGTAATTAG
- a CDS encoding RnfABCDGE type electron transport complex subunit D, whose product MKVFQDARDYQILFLSLFLSLGVVNRDWTLSPIRVVLIIIACLLVQFLCESLTHYQQKINTLINKNYNEKILESISFQGWKSALITSLGLSLLLRANDISTLVIASAIAIASKFIFKYHNKHFFNPANFGIIGVLLLTNDGWISPGQWGSDWLYLGLFLATGAMVLKKVGRWETTAVFLSTYGILEAIYNYYLGWNFEVLLHQLMTGSLLVFAFFMLSDPRSIPDGKNGRIIWAIVIAFLGFILGNLFFINNGVFWSLFIISPLTILFDLIWKGNRFRWRYSINS is encoded by the coding sequence ATGAAAGTTTTTCAAGATGCACGAGATTATCAAATTTTATTCCTTTCTCTTTTTCTGAGTTTGGGGGTAGTTAATCGGGATTGGACTTTATCTCCTATCAGAGTTGTTCTGATTATTATTGCTTGTTTGTTAGTGCAATTTTTGTGTGAATCTTTAACACATTATCAGCAAAAAATCAATACTTTAATTAATAAAAATTATAACGAGAAAATATTAGAAAGCATTAGTTTTCAAGGATGGAAAAGTGCTTTGATTACTAGCTTGGGTTTATCTTTACTCTTAAGGGCAAATGATATTTCTACTTTAGTTATTGCTAGTGCGATCGCGATCGCATCTAAATTCATTTTTAAATATCATAATAAGCATTTTTTTAATCCTGCTAACTTTGGCATAATTGGGGTATTACTTTTAACTAATGATGGCTGGATTTCTCCGGGGCAATGGGGTAGTGATTGGCTTTATTTAGGTTTATTTTTGGCTACTGGGGCAATGGTACTTAAGAAAGTAGGAAGGTGGGAAACAACAGCAGTATTCCTATCTACTTATGGTATTTTAGAGGCTATTTATAACTACTATTTAGGTTGGAATTTTGAGGTTTTATTACATCAATTAATGACAGGAAGTTTATTAGTTTTTGCCTTTTTTATGTTAAGTGATCCTCGCTCTATTCCAGATGGCAAAAATGGTAGAATAATATGGGCGATCGTCATTGCTTTTTTAGGATTTATTTTAGGTAATTTATTTTTCATTAATAATGGTGTTTTTTGGTCATTATTTATCATTTCTCCCTTAACAATTTTATTTGATTTAATCTGGAAAGGTAATCGTTTTCGTTGGCGTTATTCCATTAACAGTTAG
- the isiD gene encoding protein IsiD codes for MTTLTLKEKDFAQITPEQVAEIAARLEEDEYNTPFEGLQDWHLLRAIAFHRQDLVEPYLYLLDIEAYDES; via the coding sequence ATGACTACTTTAACTTTGAAAGAAAAGGATTTTGCTCAGATAACTCCAGAACAAGTTGCCGAAATTGCGGCAAGATTAGAAGAAGATGAGTATAATACTCCTTTTGAAGGGTTACAAGATTGGCATTTGTTGAGAGCGATCGCATTTCATCGTCAAGATTTGGTTGAACCCTATCTCTATCTATTGGATATTGAGGCTTATGACGAATCGTGA
- the bfr gene encoding bacterioferritin: protein MQGNQEVKQQLNNVLKLKLTAINQFFLHARMCKSWGLNKLNEYEYRYSIKLMKQADKIIERVFFLEGLPNLQNLGKLLIGESVPEILANDLTIATEIADCLRSVINLCESLQDYVSRDLLTELLEETEEEIDWLESQQWLIANSGLENYLQSMI, encoded by the coding sequence ATGCAAGGAAATCAAGAGGTAAAACAACAACTAAATAATGTTCTCAAGTTAAAGTTAACTGCTATTAACCAGTTTTTTCTTCATGCGAGAATGTGTAAAAGTTGGGGTTTAAATAAATTAAATGAATATGAGTATCGATACTCTATCAAATTAATGAAACAGGCAGATAAAATTATCGAGCGTGTTTTCTTTTTGGAAGGACTGCCAAATTTACAAAATCTAGGCAAATTGTTAATCGGAGAGTCTGTTCCTGAAATTTTAGCCAATGATCTAACTATTGCTACTGAAATAGCTGATTGTCTTCGTAGTGTTATTAATCTATGTGAGTCTTTACAAGATTATGTTAGTAGAGATTTACTGACAGAGTTGTTAGAAGAAACTGAGGAAGAAATTGATTGGTTGGAATCCCAACAGTGGTTGATAGCCAACTCAGGCTTGGAAAATTATTTACAGTCAATGATATAG
- the leuC gene encoding 3-isopropylmalate dehydratase large subunit, which translates to MSKGTLFDKVWDLHTVGTLPSGQTQLFIGLHLIHEVTSPQAFAMLRERKIKVLYPERTVATVDHIVPTENQARPFADSLAEEMIQALEKNTEENNIRFFNTHSGNQGIVHVIAPEQGLTQPGMTIACGDSHTSTHGAFGAIAFGIGTSQVRDVLASQTLSLTKLKVRKIEVNGDLAPGVYAKDVILHIIRKLGVKGGVGYAYEYSGTTFEKMSMEERMTVCNMSIEGGARCGYVNPDDVTYNYLKDKDFAPKGEKWEEAVKWWNSLRSDEDAEYDDVVTFSASDIEPTVTWGITPGQGIGISESLPILDELSESDREIALQAFEYMQLQPGESLKGTPIDVCFVGSCTNGRISDLREAAKFAKGHKVAQNVKAFIVPGSERVKQQAEAEGLHNIFINAGFEWREPGCSMCLAMNPDKLQGSQISASSSNRNFKGRQGSAQGRTLLMSPAMVVAAAINGKVADVRDLEVN; encoded by the coding sequence ATGAGTAAAGGAACATTATTCGATAAAGTATGGGATTTACACACTGTGGGAACTTTACCTTCAGGACAAACTCAACTTTTCATCGGTTTACATTTAATTCATGAAGTAACGAGTCCTCAAGCCTTTGCAATGTTAAGGGAACGGAAAATAAAAGTATTGTATCCTGAACGCACTGTTGCGACAGTAGATCATATTGTACCGACGGAAAATCAAGCTCGTCCTTTTGCTGATAGTTTAGCAGAAGAAATGATCCAAGCCTTGGAAAAAAATACAGAGGAAAATAACATCAGGTTTTTTAATACTCATTCAGGAAATCAAGGTATTGTTCATGTAATCGCTCCTGAACAGGGTTTGACTCAACCCGGTATGACTATTGCTTGCGGCGACTCTCACACTTCTACTCATGGTGCTTTTGGTGCGATCGCATTTGGTATTGGAACTTCTCAGGTAAGGGATGTATTAGCATCTCAAACTCTTTCTTTAACTAAATTAAAAGTGAGAAAAATAGAGGTAAATGGAGATTTAGCTCCCGGAGTTTACGCTAAAGACGTTATTCTTCACATTATCCGAAAACTAGGAGTTAAAGGTGGTGTGGGCTACGCTTATGAATATAGCGGTACTACCTTTGAAAAAATGAGTATGGAAGAAAGGATGACCGTATGCAATATGTCCATTGAGGGCGGGGCTCGTTGCGGTTATGTTAATCCTGATGATGTCACCTATAATTATTTGAAAGATAAAGACTTTGCCCCTAAAGGGGAAAAATGGGAAGAAGCGGTTAAATGGTGGAATAGTCTTCGCAGCGATGAAGACGCAGAATATGATGATGTGGTCACTTTTTCCGCTAGTGACATTGAACCTACGGTAACATGGGGAATTACTCCGGGACAAGGTATTGGTATTAGTGAATCTTTACCCATCTTAGATGAACTTTCAGAGAGCGATCGAGAAATTGCTTTACAAGCCTTTGAATATATGCAGTTACAACCGGGTGAATCATTAAAAGGCACTCCTATTGATGTTTGTTTTGTGGGTAGTTGCACCAACGGTAGGATTAGTGACTTAAGAGAAGCCGCAAAGTTTGCTAAAGGGCATAAAGTAGCCCAAAACGTTAAAGCCTTTATTGTACCGGGTTCAGAACGAGTAAAACAACAGGCAGAAGCAGAAGGGTTACACAACATTTTTATTAATGCCGGTTTTGAATGGCGTGAACCGGGTTGCTCCATGTGTTTGGCTATGAATCCAGATAAGCTACAAGGAAGTCAAATAAGTGCCTCGTCTTCTAATCGTAATTTTAAAGGTCGTCAGGGTTCTGCTCAAGGGCGTACACTCTTAATGAGTCCTGCGATGGTTGTTGCCGCCGCCATTAATGGTAAAGTTGCCGATGTGAGGGACTTAGAAGTTAATTAA
- the bfr gene encoding bacterioferritin — protein sequence MKGNKKVIKQLQKLLRSELAARDQYFTHSRMYDDWGLTKLYERIDHEMQDETHHADMLIKRMLFLETTPDLSEQEGLKIGKDVPEMLRNDLELEYKVIGDLKDAIAICEQEQDYQTRELLRVMLGDTEEDHAYWLEKQLGLIDKIGLQNYLQSQM from the coding sequence ATGAAAGGTAATAAGAAAGTTATCAAACAGTTACAAAAATTATTGCGTAGCGAATTAGCGGCTAGAGATCAATATTTTACTCATTCCCGAATGTATGATGATTGGGGACTAACTAAGTTATATGAACGCATTGACCATGAAATGCAAGATGAAACTCATCATGCGGATATGTTAATTAAGCGGATGTTGTTTTTAGAAACTACCCCTGATTTATCTGAACAAGAGGGATTAAAAATAGGGAAAGATGTCCCAGAAATGTTACGCAATGATCTCGAATTAGAGTATAAAGTTATTGGGGATCTCAAAGATGCGATCGCGATCTGTGAACAAGAACAAGATTACCAGACTAGAGAACTTTTGAGAGTTATGCTAGGAGATACAGAAGAAGATCATGCTTACTGGTTAGAAAAGCAATTAGGACTGATTGATAAAATCGGCTTACAAAATTATCTTCAATCTCAAATGTAA
- a CDS encoding DUF2330 domain-containing protein, producing the protein MKKILTLISLLLIIFLCFPSSVLAFCGFYVAKADSKLYNQASQVIIARNGNPQGGTFGERTVLTMANDYQGNVKDFALVVPVPVPIKEDQVNVGNPKIIERLDAFSAPRLVEYFDNDPCQPVYLMDNMPSAAETTRGGRNQMQKNETFGVTVESKFTVGEYDIVILSAKESDGLEKWLISNGYNIPKGAKELLQPYIRQKMKFFVAKVNLTELSKSDYQSLRPLMIAYESPKFMLPIRLGMVNSKQAQDLIVYLLSGEGQTELTNYRTVKIPSNVDIPEFVEKQFADFYKSMFTRSYEKEGKKVAFLEYAWNMGNCDPCSAEPLNPEELKQAGVFWYNPRGFNDLFITRLHIRYDRTHFPEDLKFQNTSNQQLFQGRYVIRHPYREKITCDAGQEYHKQTRERQEKEAQTLANLTGWNLAKIKQQIDFIKPENASLPWWRKLWDN; encoded by the coding sequence ATGAAAAAAATACTAACCTTAATTAGCTTATTGTTAATTATATTCCTCTGTTTTCCATCCTCAGTTTTAGCTTTTTGTGGTTTTTATGTGGCTAAAGCAGACAGTAAACTTTACAATCAAGCATCTCAAGTTATTATAGCCCGAAACGGCAATCCGCAAGGCGGCACCTTCGGTGAGCGCACCGTTTTAACAATGGCGAATGACTATCAAGGAAATGTGAAGGATTTTGCCTTAGTTGTACCAGTGCCAGTACCCATTAAAGAAGATCAAGTCAATGTTGGCAACCCCAAAATTATCGAGCGTTTAGACGCATTTAGCGCCCCCAGATTAGTTGAATATTTTGATAATGATCCTTGTCAGCCTGTGTATTTGATGGATAATATGCCCAGTGCCGCCGAAACTACTAGAGGCGGAAGAAACCAGATGCAGAAAAACGAGACTTTTGGAGTGACGGTAGAAAGCAAATTTACGGTAGGAGAATACGATATTGTTATTTTAAGTGCTAAAGAATCAGACGGACTAGAAAAATGGTTAATTAGCAACGGTTACAACATTCCTAAAGGTGCCAAGGAATTATTACAACCCTATATCCGTCAAAAGATGAAATTTTTTGTAGCAAAAGTAAACCTGACGGAATTATCTAAGTCTGATTATCAGTCTTTACGCCCTTTGATGATTGCTTATGAGTCTCCTAAATTCATGTTACCCATTCGCTTGGGGATGGTTAATAGCAAACAGGCACAGGATTTAATTGTTTATTTACTCTCAGGAGAAGGGCAAACCGAGTTAACTAATTATCGCACGGTGAAAATACCTTCTAATGTCGATATACCAGAATTTGTAGAAAAACAGTTTGCCGATTTCTATAAGTCTATGTTTACCCGTAGTTATGAAAAAGAAGGCAAAAAGGTGGCTTTTTTAGAGTATGCTTGGAATATGGGTAATTGTGACCCTTGTTCTGCTGAACCCCTTAACCCTGAAGAGTTAAAACAAGCAGGAGTGTTTTGGTATAATCCGAGAGGGTTTAATGATTTATTTATCACTAGACTACATATAAGATACGATCGCACCCATTTTCCCGAAGACTTAAAATTTCAAAACACATCTAATCAACAACTATTTCAAGGGCGTTATGTAATTCGTCATCCCTACCGAGAAAAAATCACCTGTGACGCGGGGCAGGAATATCATAAACAAACCAGAGAAAGACAGGAAAAAGAAGCCCAAACTCTTGCTAATCTCACAGGTTGGAATTTAGCTAAAATCAAACAACAAATAGACTTCATTAAACCAGAAAATGCCTCTTTACCTTGGTGGCGTAAACTTTGGGATAATTAG
- a CDS encoding molybdenum cofactor guanylyltransferase: MNIETLILAGGKSSRMGQDKALLKINNKPLLLNIYSIAKEISNRVSLITYNVEKYKKILPSDVVFISDSQPFQGALMAFAQGLKYVNSEWVFLLACDLPCLTLKEVKLWVSQLSQIPSEVMAFLPQNEKGWDCLCGFYRSSCYSSLNNYLQTNNRSFQRWLNEEKVRPIQVENQQVLFNCNTVQDYQSIGFSEKLGGNEEN, encoded by the coding sequence ATGAATATTGAAACTTTAATCTTAGCTGGAGGTAAAAGCTCCAGAATGGGTCAAGATAAAGCTCTTTTAAAAATTAATAATAAACCCCTTTTATTGAATATTTATTCTATAGCAAAAGAAATCTCAAATCGAGTTTCTCTCATTACTTATAACGTAGAAAAATATAAAAAAATATTACCTTCTGATGTTGTTTTTATTTCTGATTCTCAACCTTTTCAAGGGGCTTTAATGGCTTTTGCTCAAGGGCTAAAATATGTTAATTCGGAATGGGTTTTTCTTCTTGCTTGTGATTTACCCTGCTTAACCTTAAAAGAAGTAAAATTATGGGTGAGTCAACTATCTCAAATTCCCTCAGAGGTTATGGCTTTTCTTCCTCAAAATGAAAAAGGATGGGATTGTCTATGTGGTTTTTATCGTAGTAGCTGTTATTCATCACTGAATAATTATTTACAGACAAATAATCGTTCTTTTCAAAGATGGTTAAATGAAGAAAAAGTTAGACCTATTCAAGTTGAAAATCAACAAGTTTTGTTCAATTGTAATACTGTTCAAGATTATCAATCAATAGGTTTCTCTGAGAAGTTAGGTGGGAATGAAGAAAATTAA
- a CDS encoding diguanylate cyclase domain-containing protein gives MKKRIVILDDLEDQNQLFLRLLNNANYKVIITETESHLLDLINSKYPDLVLLSACLKDKDVYLICKKIKLLEIGESIPVIFINRDQKYFDAETMFNAGGADYINYPFSSAEILTKIASQIELQTLRQEIKEKNNQLQKLIPHYQKLKLALEKAKLELANISNKNESSILPDRDYFLQILEKEWLRGARQRSSFGDVSETNISLVLAEITDFQAYQKNHEQELVKNCIDIVSKTLNATVKRPGDLVSHFNEGKFAILLPNTDQEGAKTVAIKINQNLSELQIPHHYSEISEYLSFCFGIATAIPSQALPASVLIDVGENALYTALAQRKGDAIMLDYV, from the coding sequence ATGAAAAAAAGAATAGTTATTTTAGATGATTTAGAAGACCAAAATCAGCTATTTTTAAGATTATTAAATAATGCTAATTATAAGGTAATTATTACTGAAACTGAAAGTCATTTACTAGACTTAATTAATAGCAAATATCCAGATTTAGTTCTCTTAAGTGCTTGTTTAAAAGATAAAGATGTCTATTTAATTTGTAAAAAAATTAAGTTGTTAGAAATAGGTGAAAGTATCCCGGTTATTTTTATTAATAGGGATCAAAAGTATTTTGATGCAGAAACTATGTTTAATGCGGGAGGTGCTGACTATATAAACTATCCTTTTAGTTCTGCTGAAATTTTAACCAAAATTGCCAGTCAAATTGAGTTGCAAACATTAAGACAGGAAATTAAAGAAAAAAATAATCAATTACAAAAATTAATTCCCCACTATCAAAAATTAAAATTAGCCTTAGAAAAAGCTAAACTTGAGTTAGCAAATATTAGTAATAAAAATGAATCAAGTATTCTGCCAGATCGAGATTATTTCTTACAAATTTTAGAAAAAGAATGGTTACGGGGCGCTCGTCAACGTTCTTCCTTCGGTGATGTATCTGAAACAAATATTTCTCTTGTTCTTGCAGAAATTACAGATTTTCAAGCCTATCAAAAAAATCATGAGCAGGAATTAGTTAAAAACTGCATTGATATAGTAAGTAAAACTCTTAATGCTACAGTTAAAAGGCCGGGGGATTTGGTGAGTCATTTTAATGAAGGGAAATTCGCCATACTATTGCCTAATACTGATCAAGAAGGGGCGAAAACAGTAGCCATCAAAATTAACCAAAATTTATCAGAATTACAAATACCTCATCATTACTCAGAAATTAGCGAGTATTTAAGTTTCTGTTTCGGCATCGCTACGGCAATTCCTTCTCAAGCCTTACCCGCTAGTGTGTTGATAGATGTGGGAGAGAATGCTTTATATACTGCTTTAGCTCAAAGAAAAGGGGATGCAATAATGCTTGACTATGTTTAA